From one Dermacentor andersoni chromosome 1, qqDerAnde1_hic_scaffold, whole genome shotgun sequence genomic stretch:
- the nac gene encoding GDP-fucose transporter 1 — protein MGDRAIVVKYFRIAGVVSAYWLISISLVFINNTLLSDKERKLDAPLFITFFQCFVSYVLCVILSFLSEKLPSVFHFPKINHDFNTLKELMPLSAFFVAMVTFNNLCLKHVGVAFYTVSRSLTTVFNVIFTYVVLRQATSVPAVACCGIIVAGFLLGVNQEGHMGSLSVFGVTCGVLASATLSMYSIYTKKVLPVVGDSVSLLTFYNNVNALVLFFPLVILFGEVPVIYNFPFLSDPVFWSLMFVSGVFGFLIGYVTMLQIQVTSPLTHNVSGTAKACTQTVLAVIWFSEVKSALWWVSNGLVLLGSAAYTRVRQLEMLKHHMHTTKSETKGKDSVVQV, from the coding sequence ATGGGCGACCGTGCGATTGTGGTGAAGTACTTCCGAATTGCAGGTGTTGTTAGTGCATATTGGCTAATTTCAATATCCCTTGTTTTCATCAACAATACCTTGCTGTCGGACAAAGAGAGGAAGCTTGATGCCCCGCTGTTCATCACGTTCTTTCAGTGTTTTGTGTCTTATGTGCTGTGCGTGATACTGAGCTTCCTCAGCGAGAAACTTCCCAGTGTGTTCCATTTCCCGAAGATTAATCACGACTTCAATACACTAAAAGAGCTGATGCCGCTTTCTGCCTTTTTTGTTGCCATGGTGACATTCAACAACCTCTGCCTGAAGCATGTTGGCGTCGCCTTTTACACCGTCAGCCGATCACTGACGACTGTTTTCAACGTGATATTCACCTACGTCGTGCTGCGCCAGGCCACATCAGTGCCTGCCGTTGCGTGCTGCGGCATAATTGTGGCGGGCTTTCTTCTGGGAGTGAACCAGGAAGGTCATATGGGATCTTTGTCGGTGTTTGGTGTGACTTGTGGTGTGCTCGCCAGTGCAACCTTGTCGATGTACAGTATCTACACAAAGAAGGTGCTGCCGGTGGTTGGAGACAGTGTGTCGTTGCTCACATTCTATAACAACGTTAACGCTCTGGTGCTCTTCTTTCCCCTAGTCATACTTTTTGGGGAGGTGCCTGTCATCTATAATTTTCCATTTTTGTCGGACCCCGTCTTCTGGAGTCTTATGTTTGTCAGTGGAGTCTTTGGGTTTCTGATTGGCTATGTAACGATGCTGCAAATTCAGGTTACATCACCACTTACCCACAATGTTAGTGGTACAGCgaaagcttgcacacagactgtGCTTGCAGTAATCTGGTTTTCTGAAGTGAAGTCCGCCTTGTGGTGGGTTAGCAATGGGTTGGTACTTCTAGGTTCGGCGGCATACACACGTGTGCGTCAACTTGAAATGCTGAAACACCACATGCACACAACTAAGTCCGAGACCAAAGGCAAGGACTCTGTCGTCCAAGTTTGA